The genomic interval CACGCCATGTACGAACAAACCAATTGGCTTCATCAGTCTTTTCAGTTGCTTGTACAGCTACTGATCCAACTTCCGGCAAAAAGAAATCTGGCTTTCCAGCAAAATCCCATGTTGCTGTTCCAATCTTTTGTCCAGCCTTAAATGGGGCTTCTCCGTTCAACTTTACATCAGTAAAACTTGGCTTTTCTTCGTTCTTTCCTAGCAGGTACTTGTGTTCGTCAGCTAAATCAACCTTCACAATGCCAATATTTGCTGTCTTTTCTTTCACTTCACCTAGTGACATTCCCTTCGGTGCTATTTCTGCGACCAATGCTTCACTTGCTTGGTTCCACATATTCTTAGATGAAACAAACAATTCAGTTTCGCTATCTGCAGGCTTCGCATTCAAAAGTACAGACAGAACTGGCACACCATGAATCTTCGTCTTCGCAACTAAATTTTTACCATATTCCAAAATGGTTCCAGTCTTCATCCCCTCAACATCGTAATCTGGGTCTTCCAACAACTTATTTGTATTTTCCAACGTTACACTGCCGCCTTTCCCATCAGGGAATGGTGCGGTAACTGTTCCATTGAATGTCAAAACGTGTGGATGATCTTGCAGTAGACGACCTGCAATAATAGCTACTTCACGAGCTGACAAACGGTTCATTTCATCTTCATGATATGTATCTGTTTGGAATGGTCCTAGC from Weissella ceti carries:
- a CDS encoding D-alanyl-D-alanine carboxypeptidase family protein → MKRFKKMMMTLFALGLVLAPMSASAAVFKPETKSSAALLIDLNTGRVLADKNSNERLPLGSVSKLVVAYFIEEAVADGKLSWDQKIKIKPKFVEYSHDLSVATVPLYSEGEYTLHDLMNATLIPSSNSASLVLADLIAGDQEKFNQMANEKLASWGIPNANWSSASGLPVGALGPFQTDTYHEDEMNRLSAREVAIIAGRLLQDHPHVLTFNGTVTAPFPDGKGGSVTLENTNKLLEDPDYDVEGMKTGTILEYGKNLVAKTKIHGVPVLSVLLNAKPADSETELFVSSKNMWNQASEALVAEIAPKGMSLGEVKEKTANIGIVKVDLADEHKYLLGKNEEKPSFTDVKLNGEAPFKAGQKIGTATWDFAGKPDFFLPEVGSVAVQATEKTDEANWFVRTWRAIFN